The following coding sequences lie in one Erwinia amylovora genomic window:
- the argA gene encoding amino-acid N-acetyltransferase, which translates to MHRGFTVKERSTELVQGFRHTVPYINAHRGKTFVIMLGGEAIGHENFSSIVNDIGLLHSLGIRLVVVYGARPQIDASLAGHNLEPVYHKHTRVTDAPSLELVKQAAGRLQLDITARLSMSLNNTPLQGAHINVVSGNFIIAQPLGVDDGVDYCHSGRIRRIDEESIHRQLDSGAIVLMGPVAVSVTGESFNLTSEEVATQLSIKLKAEKMIGFCSEQGVTDAEGRIISELFPNEAQLRIEELETRDDYHSGTVRFLRGAVKACRSGVRRSHLISYREDGALLQELFSRDGIGTQIVMESAEQIRRATINDIGGILELIRPMEQQGILVRRSREQLEMEIDKFTIIERDNLTIGCAALYPFPEEQIGEMACVAVHPDYRSSSRGEALLERVALQARQMGLKKLFVLTTRSIHWFQERGFVPVEIERLPESKKQMYNYQRRSKVLMVDLHETSVHTRQS; encoded by the coding sequence ATGCATAGAGGGTTTACCGTGAAGGAACGTAGTACCGAGCTGGTTCAGGGATTTCGCCATACCGTTCCCTATATCAACGCCCATCGTGGTAAAACGTTTGTCATTATGCTGGGCGGTGAAGCCATCGGGCATGAAAACTTCTCAAGCATTGTCAACGATATCGGCCTGCTACATAGCCTCGGCATCCGCCTCGTGGTGGTATACGGCGCGCGCCCGCAGATCGATGCCAGCCTTGCCGGGCACAACCTGGAGCCGGTCTACCATAAACACACCCGCGTAACGGATGCCCCGTCGCTGGAACTGGTCAAGCAGGCTGCCGGTCGTTTGCAGCTGGATATTACTGCCCGCCTGTCGATGAGCCTGAATAACACCCCATTGCAGGGTGCGCATATTAATGTCGTTAGCGGAAACTTTATTATTGCCCAGCCGCTGGGCGTCGATGACGGTGTCGACTACTGCCATAGCGGCCGTATCCGCCGCATCGATGAAGAATCGATACATCGCCAGCTGGACAGCGGAGCCATTGTCCTGATGGGTCCGGTAGCCGTATCGGTCACCGGAGAGAGCTTCAATCTGACCTCTGAAGAGGTTGCCACCCAGCTGTCAATTAAGCTGAAGGCCGAAAAGATGATTGGTTTCTGCTCCGAACAGGGCGTAACGGATGCTGAAGGCCGTATTATCTCCGAGCTGTTCCCGAATGAGGCACAGCTGCGCATCGAAGAGCTGGAAACGCGCGATGATTACCACTCAGGTACGGTACGCTTCCTGCGCGGCGCGGTCAAAGCCTGCCGCAGCGGGGTGCGCCGCAGCCACCTGATCAGCTATCGCGAAGATGGCGCGCTGTTGCAGGAGCTGTTTTCACGCGATGGCATCGGCACCCAGATTGTTATGGAGAGCGCCGAGCAGATCCGCCGTGCCACCATTAACGATATTGGCGGCATTCTCGAACTGATCCGCCCGATGGAACAGCAGGGCATTCTGGTGCGCCGTTCGCGTGAGCAGCTGGAGATGGAGATTGACAAATTCACCATTATCGAGCGCGATAACCTGACCATTGGCTGCGCCGCCCTTTATCCCTTCCCGGAAGAGCAGATTGGTGAAATGGCCTGCGTAGCGGTACATCCTGATTACCGTAGCTCTTCACGCGGGGAAGCATTACTGGAGCGCGTGGCGTTGCAGGCGCGGCAGATGGGGCTAAAAAAGCTGTTTGTGTTGACCACGCGCAGCATTCACTGGTTCCAGGAGCGCGGCTTTGTGCCGGTAGAAATTGAGCGGCTGCCGGAAAGCAAAAAGCAGATGTATAACTACCAGCGGCGATCCAAAGTATTGATGGTCGATCTGCACGAAACCAGTGTTCATACCCGCCAGAGCTGA
- a CDS encoding YagU family protein — MRLDKINLKIIAWSTFIGGFISSLVKSGTEANMPPRVAGEISPPAAHIDAWLGPLGINAHSMDYVYQGITIPGAVMLYHWLFSFAFAFAYVLLSACWPKVRLWYGAAYGLIITVVMHGLLIPALGFRHPAYLDGKTGWLWELNGYELWSEILGHIVWSVSIEVSLIAVLAAFARPIKGQWFSNVK; from the coding sequence ATGAGACTAGATAAAATAAATCTGAAAATCATTGCGTGGAGCACCTTCATTGGCGGTTTTATCAGCTCTTTGGTAAAGTCCGGCACCGAAGCAAATATGCCCCCGCGCGTAGCCGGTGAGATATCGCCACCCGCAGCGCATATTGATGCCTGGCTTGGGCCACTGGGCATTAACGCCCATTCAATGGATTATGTTTATCAGGGCATCACGATCCCCGGTGCAGTCATGCTTTATCACTGGCTGTTCAGTTTCGCTTTTGCCTTTGCTTATGTCCTGCTATCCGCTTGCTGGCCCAAAGTCAGGCTGTGGTACGGCGCTGCCTATGGCTTAATCATCACTGTAGTGATGCACGGTTTGCTGATCCCGGCGCTGGGCTTTCGCCACCCGGCTTATTTAGACGGTAAAACCGGCTGGCTGTGGGAACTCAATGGCTATGAGCTATGGAGCGAGATATTGGGCCATATTGTGTGGTCTGTATCGATTGAAGTTAGCCTGATTGCAGTACTGGCTGCTTTCGCAAGGCCCATTAAAGGGCAGTGGTTTAGCAACGTTAAATAA
- the ptrA gene encoding pitrilysin, translating into MRYAVWLACFISVTLFSPLTQARAGWQPLTETIRKSEKDPRQYQSVKLDNGMTVLLVSDVHATKSLAALALPVGSLENPTDQPGLAHYLEHMVLMGSKRYPQPDNLAEFLKKSGGSHNASTASYRTAYYLEVENSALQPAADRLADAIAEPLLDPVNADRERNAVNAELTMARSRDGMRMAQVDAETINPQHPSSRFSGGNLQTLRDKPGSKLQDALKAFYHRYYSANLMKAVIYGNQPLPDLANIAAATFGRVENRHASVPDITVPVVTDQQKGIIIHYVPAQPRKQLKLEFRIENNSDRFRSKTDTLIGYLIGNRSKNTLSDWLQHQGLADSINAGADPMVDRNAGVFTIAVSLTDKGLLNRDKVIAAVFSYLDTLRRQGIDKRYFDEMSHVLDLDFRYPSLTRDMDYIEWLVDTMLRVPVADTLVAPYIADRYDPQAIKARLDGMTPQNARIWFISPQEPHNKTAYFVDAPYQVDRISAQRLQDWQTASAKIKLALPLLNPLIPDDFSLIKADKAYSHPEELINQNGLRVFYMPSQYYADEPKANITLALRNKAATSTAQNQVMFALNDYLAGVALDELNSQASVGGISFSTSEDDGVAFSASGFTQRLPKLMSEIVAGYASFTPSEQQLEQAKSWYLEQLDAAEKGKAFELAFQPAQLLSQLPYTERSERRKRVAGIALQQLLDYRKMLLEQSTPELMVVGNMTPDAVRKLANNIKERLNCTGTERWHSQQVRIDKRMLANLQKPGSSSDSALAAVYIPPGFSEHQSMASSSLLSQIIQPWFYNQLRTQEQLGYAVFAFQMPVGRQWGIGFLLQSNDKQPAWLLSRFKAFYPTAEKRLRAMGKQEFSQYQAAMINELKQRPQTLDEEAGRFSKDFDRGNYRFDTREKVIAQIQSLTPEALADFFHRAVIAPSGLALLSQISGSHDGKADYAQEKGWTTWKDLSTLQQSLPVSQDTP; encoded by the coding sequence ATGCGTTATGCAGTCTGGTTAGCTTGTTTTATTTCCGTCACGTTGTTCAGCCCGCTGACTCAGGCTCGGGCAGGTTGGCAGCCACTCACCGAAACCATTCGCAAAAGTGAAAAAGACCCGCGTCAGTACCAGTCGGTTAAGCTTGATAATGGTATGACGGTTCTGCTGGTATCAGATGTGCACGCAACGAAATCGCTGGCGGCGCTGGCGCTGCCGGTCGGATCGCTGGAAAACCCCACCGACCAGCCAGGCCTGGCGCATTATTTAGAACACATGGTATTGATGGGATCAAAGCGCTACCCGCAGCCGGATAATCTGGCAGAGTTCCTGAAAAAAAGTGGCGGAAGCCATAACGCCAGTACCGCGTCTTATCGCACCGCTTACTACCTTGAGGTGGAAAACAGTGCGCTACAGCCGGCGGCAGACCGGCTTGCCGATGCGATTGCTGAACCGCTGCTGGACCCGGTCAATGCCGATCGTGAACGCAATGCGGTGAACGCTGAACTGACCATGGCGCGCTCACGTGACGGCATGCGCATGGCGCAGGTTGATGCAGAAACGATTAACCCCCAGCACCCCAGCTCTCGCTTCTCCGGCGGGAATCTGCAAACTCTGCGCGATAAGCCAGGCAGTAAACTGCAGGATGCGCTTAAGGCGTTTTATCATCGCTATTATTCAGCGAATCTGATGAAGGCGGTGATCTACGGTAATCAGCCGCTACCTGACCTGGCTAACATCGCGGCAGCCACTTTCGGTCGCGTAGAAAACCGCCACGCCAGCGTACCGGACATCACCGTTCCGGTGGTAACCGACCAGCAGAAAGGCATCATTATTCACTATGTGCCGGCCCAGCCGCGCAAACAGCTGAAATTGGAATTTCGTATTGAGAACAACAGTGACAGGTTCCGCAGCAAAACCGACACGCTTATTGGTTATTTGATCGGTAACCGCAGCAAAAACACCCTCTCCGACTGGTTACAACATCAGGGGCTGGCTGACTCGATCAATGCCGGAGCAGACCCGATGGTTGACCGTAACGCCGGGGTGTTCACTATCGCCGTTTCGCTGACCGACAAAGGCCTGTTAAACCGCGATAAGGTAATTGCTGCGGTGTTCAGCTACCTCGACACGCTGCGCCGTCAGGGCATTGATAAGCGCTATTTTGATGAAATGTCGCATGTTCTCGATCTTGATTTCCGCTATCCGTCGCTAACCCGAGATATGGACTACATCGAATGGCTGGTCGATACCATGCTGCGCGTGCCGGTAGCCGATACGCTGGTGGCGCCGTATATCGCTGACCGCTATGATCCACAGGCAATTAAAGCACGTCTGGATGGTATGACGCCGCAAAATGCGCGCATCTGGTTTATCAGCCCGCAGGAGCCTCACAATAAAACCGCTTACTTTGTTGATGCGCCTTACCAGGTCGATCGCATTAGCGCGCAGCGCTTGCAAGACTGGCAGACTGCCAGCGCCAAAATCAAACTGGCGTTACCGCTGCTTAATCCTTTGATCCCGGATGATTTTAGTCTGATCAAGGCCGATAAAGCCTATTCTCATCCTGAAGAATTGATCAATCAGAACGGGCTGCGCGTTTTCTATATGCCCAGCCAGTATTACGCCGATGAACCAAAGGCCAATATCACCCTGGCGCTGCGCAATAAGGCTGCCACAAGCACGGCACAGAATCAGGTGATGTTCGCACTTAACGATTATCTGGCCGGGGTGGCGCTGGACGAACTGAATTCGCAGGCGTCGGTTGGCGGCATCAGCTTCTCCACCAGCGAAGATGACGGTGTGGCCTTCAGCGCCAGCGGTTTCACCCAGCGCCTGCCGAAGCTGATGAGCGAGATAGTGGCTGGCTATGCCAGTTTTACCCCGAGCGAGCAGCAGCTTGAACAGGCTAAGTCCTGGTATCTGGAGCAGCTGGATGCGGCAGAAAAGGGCAAAGCGTTTGAACTGGCGTTTCAGCCTGCACAGCTGCTTTCTCAGTTGCCGTATACCGAACGCAGCGAGCGGCGTAAGCGGGTAGCGGGGATCGCGCTGCAACAGCTGCTGGACTACCGCAAAATGCTGCTGGAGCAGTCAACGCCAGAACTGATGGTGGTGGGTAATATGACCCCCGACGCGGTGCGTAAACTGGCAAACAATATAAAAGAGCGCCTGAACTGTACAGGTACTGAACGGTGGCACAGCCAGCAGGTTAGGATTGATAAGCGAATGCTTGCTAACTTGCAAAAGCCGGGCAGCAGCAGTGACTCTGCGCTGGCTGCGGTGTATATCCCGCCTGGATTTTCCGAACATCAGAGCATGGCCAGCAGTTCTCTGCTAAGCCAGATTATCCAGCCGTGGTTTTACAATCAGCTGCGTACCCAGGAGCAGCTGGGCTATGCGGTGTTTGCCTTCCAGATGCCGGTCGGCCGCCAGTGGGGCATTGGCTTCCTGCTGCAAAGTAATGATAAGCAGCCGGCCTGGCTGCTGAGCCGTTTCAAGGCTTTCTATCCCACGGCCGAAAAGCGTCTGCGTGCAATGGGCAAACAGGAGTTTTCTCAGTACCAGGCGGCGATGATCAATGAGCTTAAGCAGCGTCCGCAAACGCTGGATGAAGAGGCGGGGCGCTTCAGCAAAGATTTTGATCGTGGGAACTACCGTTTTGATACCCGTGAAAAAGTGATTGCGCAGATCCAGAGTTTAACGCCGGAAGCGCTGGCTGATTTCTTCCACCGGGCGGTGATAGCCCCATCCGGGCTGGCGCTGCTGTCGCAGATCTCAGGCAGCCATGATGGCAAGGCCGATTATGCGCAAGAGAAGGGCTGGACCACCTGGAAGGATCTCTCCACGCTGCAACAGTCGCTGCCGGTGAGCCAGGATACGCCATGA
- the recB gene encoding exodeoxyribonuclease V subunit beta has translation MSQRAAETLEPLSLPLHGERLIEASAGTGKTFTIGLLYLRLLLGLGGEAAFSRPLSVEEILVVTFTEAATAELRGRIRANIHELRIACIRGESPNLMLAALMAEIADLPQAASVLLAAERQMDEAGIFTIHGFCQRMLNLNAFESGMLFEQELLEDETPLRRRAAADFWRRYCYPLPLPVARVVRQLWAGPEQLLKTLSPWLGGEAPMLKSAPDNDETIEQRHEKIIARISTLKQAWLAAGDLQQVIDASGVDRRSYNSKHLPNWLEKISLWAQAETQDYEVPKDLERFGQRLLLEKTKKGEPPRHPLFDRIDAFLAEPLSLRDLVIARALQQVRFVTQQQKRLHAQLGFDDLLGRFDAALQQPGGEALASAIRQRYPVALIDEFQDTDPQQYRIFRTLYRRQPDSALLLIGDPKQAIYAFRGADIFTYMKARSEVSAHYTLETNWRSSPAMVNAVNQLFSGQQNPFLFSEIPFINVNPAAPNHGLNFSVQGKVQPALQFWLQPGDGVGVSDYQQFMARQCAAEICRWLSAGQKGEALMGKSGQQRAVQASDITVLVRSRSEAAVIREALNALAIPSVYLSNRDSVFTTPEAREMLWLLQAVLAPEQERILRSALATSLFGTDALALDALSQDERAWDALVDEFVDYRQRWLQRGVLPMLRELMMKRQIAENLLASGNGERRLTDLLHLGELLQEASATLDSEHALVRWLAQQIEQPDGQSASQQLRLESDRHLVQIVTIHKSKGLQYPLVWLPFVANFREADNGVYHDRQTFTALLDLQQSEESIELAEQERLAEDLRLLYVALTRSIFHCSVGIGPLIKGTRKKEGNSDLHRSALGYLVQQGEPADATGLLAALQALNSDATALIIAAEADAPPWQTQQEEVGILSSRTLPRSLRDNWRVTSYSGLQQHGHSIVMEWLPRLDVDAAGEASIERVPQLTPHTFPRGAGPGTFLHGLFETLEFSAPLDEEWLAQQLSAQALGEEWQPVMRNWIERILQTPLNETGVSLYQLPAPARKAELQFYLPISRLLTSEALDRVVRQDPLSQPCPPLDFHQVRGMLKGFIDLVFCWQGKYYLLDYKSNWLGEDSSAYTQEAMAQAMQAHRYDLQYQLYTLALHRYLRHRLVDYDYQLHFGGVIYLFLRGLDGVAGSNGIYCTRPQPEFVTALDQLFANPPESNV, from the coding sequence ATGAGTCAACGAGCCGCAGAAACGCTGGAGCCACTGAGTCTTCCCCTGCACGGCGAGCGGCTGATTGAAGCGTCGGCCGGGACGGGAAAAACCTTCACCATCGGGCTGCTCTATCTGCGGCTGCTGCTCGGTTTGGGAGGGGAGGCGGCCTTCAGCCGCCCGCTATCGGTAGAGGAAATTCTGGTCGTTACCTTCACCGAGGCCGCCACCGCCGAGCTGCGCGGTCGTATTCGTGCCAATATCCACGAGCTGCGCATCGCCTGCATTCGTGGTGAAAGCCCGAATCTGATGCTGGCGGCATTAATGGCGGAGATCGCCGATCTGCCCCAGGCGGCATCGGTGCTGCTGGCGGCCGAGCGCCAAATGGACGAAGCCGGTATTTTTACCATTCACGGCTTTTGCCAGCGCATGCTGAATCTCAATGCTTTTGAGTCCGGTATGCTGTTTGAGCAGGAGTTGCTGGAAGACGAAACCCCGCTGCGCCGCCGCGCTGCCGCTGATTTCTGGCGTCGTTATTGCTACCCGCTGCCGCTGCCGGTGGCACGCGTGGTGCGCCAGCTGTGGGCCGGGCCGGAGCAGTTGCTGAAAACCCTGTCGCCGTGGCTGGGTGGGGAAGCACCGATGCTGAAATCGGCACCGGATAACGATGAAACTATTGAGCAGCGTCATGAGAAAATCATTGCGCGTATCAGCACGCTGAAGCAGGCGTGGCTGGCAGCAGGTGATTTACAGCAGGTCATTGACGCTTCGGGCGTTGACCGTCGCAGTTACAATAGTAAGCACTTACCAAACTGGCTGGAGAAAATCTCCCTGTGGGCGCAGGCGGAAACGCAAGACTACGAGGTGCCAAAAGACCTTGAGCGTTTCGGCCAGCGCCTCCTGTTGGAGAAAACTAAAAAAGGTGAGCCGCCACGTCATCCTCTCTTCGATCGGATTGACGCCTTTCTCGCCGAGCCGCTGTCGCTACGTGACCTGGTGATTGCCCGCGCGCTGCAGCAGGTTCGCTTTGTTACCCAACAGCAGAAACGCCTGCACGCCCAGTTAGGATTTGACGATCTGCTGGGGCGCTTCGATGCTGCGTTGCAGCAGCCGGGCGGTGAGGCGCTGGCTTCAGCTATTCGCCAGCGCTATCCGGTGGCGCTGATCGACGAATTTCAGGACACCGACCCGCAGCAGTATCGTATTTTTCGCACCCTGTATCGTCGGCAGCCTGACAGCGCACTGCTACTGATCGGCGACCCAAAACAGGCGATCTACGCGTTTCGCGGCGCGGATATCTTTACCTATATGAAGGCGCGATCTGAAGTTAGCGCCCACTATACGTTGGAGACTAACTGGCGCTCGTCACCGGCAATGGTTAACGCGGTCAACCAACTGTTTTCAGGCCAGCAAAATCCGTTCCTCTTCAGCGAAATACCCTTTATTAACGTCAATCCGGCTGCGCCTAATCACGGCCTGAACTTTAGCGTGCAGGGTAAAGTGCAGCCTGCCCTGCAGTTCTGGCTACAGCCCGGTGATGGAGTGGGTGTAAGTGATTACCAACAGTTTATGGCGCGTCAGTGCGCGGCAGAAATATGCCGCTGGCTCAGTGCAGGGCAGAAGGGCGAGGCGCTGATGGGTAAAAGCGGGCAGCAGCGTGCGGTTCAGGCCTCGGACATTACCGTGCTGGTGCGCAGCCGCAGTGAAGCCGCGGTGATACGTGAAGCGTTAAATGCCCTGGCCATTCCGTCAGTTTACCTCTCCAACCGTGACAGCGTATTTACCACGCCGGAAGCGCGTGAAATGCTGTGGTTGTTACAGGCGGTGTTAGCCCCGGAGCAGGAGCGCATTCTGCGCAGCGCGCTGGCCACCAGCCTGTTTGGCACCGATGCGCTGGCGCTGGATGCGCTCAGCCAGGACGAACGCGCATGGGACGCGCTGGTGGATGAGTTCGTTGATTATCGCCAGCGCTGGCTGCAACGTGGCGTGCTGCCGATGCTGCGTGAGCTGATGATGAAACGTCAGATAGCCGAAAACCTGCTGGCCTCCGGTAACGGCGAACGCCGGCTGACCGATCTGCTGCACCTGGGCGAACTGTTGCAGGAAGCCTCCGCCACCCTCGATAGCGAACATGCGCTGGTGCGCTGGCTGGCCCAGCAGATTGAGCAGCCGGATGGCCAGTCCGCCAGTCAGCAGCTGCGTCTGGAGAGCGATCGGCATCTGGTACAGATTGTGACTATCCACAAATCCAAAGGCTTGCAGTATCCGCTGGTGTGGCTGCCGTTTGTCGCCAACTTTCGCGAGGCGGATAACGGCGTCTACCATGACCGACAGACCTTTACCGCGCTGCTTGATTTACAGCAGAGCGAGGAGAGTATCGAACTGGCGGAGCAGGAGCGGCTGGCAGAAGATCTGCGATTGCTCTACGTTGCACTGACTCGTTCGATATTTCACTGTAGCGTTGGCATCGGGCCGCTGATTAAGGGCACGCGTAAAAAAGAGGGCAACAGCGATCTGCATCGCAGCGCGCTGGGCTATCTGGTGCAGCAGGGGGAACCCGCCGATGCCACTGGCCTGCTGGCAGCGTTGCAGGCGCTTAACAGTGATGCCACGGCGTTAATCATCGCAGCAGAGGCAGATGCCCCCCCCTGGCAGACGCAGCAAGAAGAGGTTGGTATTCTGAGTAGCCGGACGCTGCCGCGTTCGCTGCGTGATAACTGGCGCGTAACCAGTTATTCCGGGCTGCAACAGCACGGCCATTCCATCGTGATGGAATGGCTGCCGCGCCTCGATGTTGACGCAGCCGGTGAAGCCAGCATTGAGCGCGTTCCGCAGCTGACGCCGCATACTTTTCCGCGCGGTGCCGGGCCGGGGACATTTCTGCACGGGCTGTTTGAAACGCTGGAGTTCAGCGCCCCACTGGATGAAGAGTGGCTGGCGCAGCAACTCAGCGCTCAGGCGCTGGGCGAGGAGTGGCAGCCGGTGATGCGCAACTGGATTGAGCGCATCCTGCAAACCCCGCTTAATGAGACGGGCGTCAGCCTTTATCAGCTGCCAGCACCAGCGAGGAAGGCGGAGCTGCAGTTCTATTTGCCGATCTCCCGTCTGCTGACGTCAGAGGCGCTGGACCGGGTGGTACGTCAGGACCCGCTGTCGCAGCCGTGCCCGCCGCTCGACTTTCACCAGGTTCGGGGCATGCTGAAAGGTTTTATCGATCTGGTGTTCTGCTGGCAGGGTAAATATTACCTGCTGGACTATAAGTCTAACTGGCTGGGCGAAGACAGCAGCGCCTATACCCAGGAGGCGATGGCTCAGGCGATGCAGGCGCATCGTTATGATTTGCAGTACCAGCTCTATACGCTGGCGCTGCACCGCTATCTGCGTCACCGCCTGGTTGATTACGACTATCAACTTCATTTTGGTGGCGTTATCTACCTGTTTCTGCGTGGTCTGGACGGCGTGGCTGGCAGCAACGGTATTTACTGTACCCGACCGCAGCCGGAGTTTGTTACCGCTCTCGACCAACTGTTTGCTAACCCCCCGGAGAGTAACGTATGA
- the recD gene encoding exodeoxyribonuclease V subunit alpha: protein MTLAEALQLAQYQRLLRPLDVQFARMVAAEQQPALMLAAALVSRDAGEGHVCLPLAQLRPESFFAGRYPELAQALWQAAGEPEDWQALLLAETAVSDGQQATPLVVYQQRLYLHRMWQSEGKIAQFIQRQHYPQDLEEKRVRDTLDSYFGQQPDDWQKIAAAVALTRQVAVISGGPGTGKTTTVAKLLASLIELSPAPPRIELAAPTGKAAARLTESLGNTLRQLQLADRILRSFPLEATTLHRLLGALPGSQRMRYHAGNPLHVDVLVVDEASMLDLPMLANLIAALPAHARVIFLGDRDQLASVEAGAVIGDICRCAEDDYSPPRAVELTRLTGCEVAGREDASASEVRDSICLLRKSYRFTSSSGIGQLALAVNAGQINRAEQVFSSGFGDIRRHTLSSSEDYRQLLDDCVAGYREYLKLLHAGATPGQVLAAFGRFQLLCALREGPFGVAGLNERIEQALRLAGLIRRDIALNGKWYAGRPVMIARNDRALGLFNGDIGIAMPDEDQQLKAYFPLPDGTIKAVQPSRLAPHDTAYAMTVHKSQGSEFEHTLLVLPNQMMPVLTRELVYTAITRAKQQLTLYADGSVFNSAVKIRTQRRSGLVERLNNRATS from the coding sequence ATGACGCTGGCAGAAGCCTTACAGCTGGCACAGTACCAGCGCTTATTGCGCCCTCTTGACGTGCAGTTTGCCCGTATGGTGGCGGCTGAACAGCAGCCCGCGCTGATGCTGGCGGCGGCGCTGGTCAGCCGCGACGCCGGGGAAGGTCATGTTTGTCTGCCGTTGGCACAGCTGCGTCCTGAATCTTTTTTTGCCGGGCGTTATCCGGAGCTGGCACAGGCCCTGTGGCAGGCTGCCGGCGAACCGGAGGACTGGCAGGCGCTGCTGCTGGCAGAAACTGCGGTCAGTGACGGCCAGCAGGCCACGCCGCTGGTGGTGTATCAACAGCGGCTTTACCTGCATCGTATGTGGCAGAGCGAGGGAAAAATCGCGCAGTTTATTCAGCGTCAGCATTATCCTCAGGATCTGGAGGAAAAGCGGGTGCGTGATACGCTGGATAGTTATTTCGGCCAGCAGCCCGATGACTGGCAAAAAATCGCCGCAGCGGTAGCGTTGACGCGCCAGGTGGCGGTGATCTCCGGTGGGCCGGGGACCGGCAAAACCACCACCGTGGCCAAGCTGCTTGCCAGCCTGATTGAATTATCGCCCGCGCCACCGCGTATCGAGCTGGCGGCACCGACCGGCAAGGCGGCGGCGCGGCTGACGGAATCGCTCGGTAATACGCTGCGGCAGCTGCAGCTGGCCGATCGCATCCTGAGAAGTTTCCCATTGGAGGCGACGACGCTGCATCGCCTGCTGGGGGCGCTGCCGGGCAGTCAACGCATGCGCTATCACGCCGGAAATCCACTGCATGTTGACGTACTGGTGGTCGATGAAGCCTCGATGCTGGATCTCCCGATGCTGGCTAACCTGATTGCCGCTTTGCCCGCTCATGCACGAGTTATCTTCCTCGGTGACCGCGATCAGCTGGCTTCAGTAGAAGCCGGAGCGGTGATTGGTGATATTTGCCGCTGTGCGGAAGATGACTACAGCCCGCCGCGTGCTGTGGAGCTGACGCGACTTACCGGTTGCGAGGTAGCGGGGCGCGAAGATGCCAGCGCCTCTGAGGTGCGTGATTCGATCTGCCTGCTGCGCAAAAGCTACCGCTTCACGTCATCTTCCGGCATTGGCCAGCTGGCGCTGGCGGTGAATGCCGGGCAGATTAATCGCGCGGAGCAGGTCTTCAGCAGCGGTTTCGGCGACATCCGCCGCCATACGCTAAGCAGCAGCGAGGACTATCGGCAGCTGCTGGATGACTGTGTTGCAGGTTACCGTGAGTACCTGAAATTGCTGCATGCCGGAGCAACACCGGGGCAAGTACTGGCCGCATTTGGCCGCTTCCAGCTACTGTGCGCGCTGCGCGAAGGGCCGTTCGGTGTTGCAGGGCTGAATGAGCGTATTGAACAGGCGCTGCGCCTGGCAGGGCTTATCCGCCGCGATATCGCACTCAACGGCAAATGGTATGCAGGACGCCCGGTAATGATTGCGCGTAATGACCGGGCGCTGGGACTGTTTAACGGTGATATCGGCATCGCGATGCCGGATGAAGATCAGCAGCTGAAGGCGTACTTCCCGTTACCGGATGGCACGATCAAGGCGGTGCAGCCCAGCCGCCTGGCGCCGCATGATACGGCCTATGCCATGACGGTACACAAGTCACAGGGATCGGAGTTTGAGCACACGCTGCTGGTTTTACCTAACCAGATGATGCCGGTACTGACTCGTGAACTGGTTTATACCGCGATCACCCGCGCCAAACAGCAGCTAACCCTTTATGCCGACGGTTCGGTGTTTAACAGTGCGGTGAAGATACGCACGCAGCGCCGTAGCGGGCTGGTGGAACGGTTGAATAACCGGGCTACTTCTTAG